AAAAGGCCCTTCTCAGATCACACATGGCTGGCAGCACAGCACTTGGCAGGTGGaagcaggatcaggagttcaaggtcatctttgtctTGCTTCCAGTCCCCATATCTAGGACCTGCTTGTACTCCCCTACCTgcctttcttagttagggttactattgtcATCATAAAACGCTGAGACCAAAAACAaactggagaagaaagggtttgtttggcttatgcttgtgtcttcatgcacaccagaagagggcatcggatcccattacagatggttgtgagccaccatgtggctgctgggaattgaactcaggacctctggtagagcagtcagtgctcttaacattgagccatctctccagccctggcttatGCTTTTAAATCACTGGTCATTAGTGAAGGAAGTAAGGAGAGGAACTCAAACagcactgtcttagttaaggcagtgtcttagttaagggttctattgctatgaagcaacaccataaccaagacaactcttatttatttttgtttttcaagacagggtttctctgtgtagccctggccgttctggaactcactctgtagaccaggctggccttgaattcagaaatctgcctgcctctgcctcccaagtgtgggattaaaggcattcgccatcACTGCCCAACTccaagacaactcttttttttttaaagatttatttattcttatttatatgagtacactgtagctgtcttcagacacaccagaagagggcatcagatcccattacagatggttgtgagccaccatgtggttgctgggaattgaactcaggacctctggaagagcagttagtaatCTTAACcatagagtcatctctccagcctgacaactctttaattaaggaaaatacttgaatagagctggcttacagttccagaggttagTCCatcattgtcatggcaggaagcatggctgcctgcagacagacatggtgctggagaaggagctgagcgttctacatcttgatccgaagCCAGCAGGAAATGACAGTGAGCCACTGGACTTGGCTCGAGTGTCAGAGACacccccctagtgacacacttcctccaacaaggccacacctcatagtagtaccactccctatggggacattttctttcaaaccaccacaggcatgaacccagaggcagaaacagaggtcATGGAGCGGTGCTGTTGACTGGCTTTctctcatgacttgctcagcctactttcttatagaacccagaaccacctgcccaggggaggCCCCACCCCCAATAGgatggccctcccacatcaatcactaattaagaaaatgccctacaggcttactAATAGCTTGATCTTATTGAGTTATTTTGTCAGTTGAGGTACCCTAATCTTCAGTGACTCTAGCTGGtattgttccaattttagtatatgtgctgccgaagtgaGCACTACTCTAGctggtatcaagttgacataaaactagccagcacacccaTCTAGAAGCCAACTGGAGGAAGTCCCATCCCAGACCACCTCGGAAACCAGCAGATGAAACACCAGCCTCCTAACTACACTTTGCTTCTGCAGGGATTCTGAAGGGTCTGATGGGGGAGAGCTGGTCCTAGGGGGCTCAGACCCCGCTCACTACGTACCTCCCCTCACCTTCATACCAGTCACCATCCCTGCCTACTGGCAGGTCCACATGGAGAGGTGAGGAGCCGGGCTGGCTTCATGGGGTTTGAGCTGAGGGTCTGGACACCCAGGCCCTGCCTCTGATGACAGCTCCTGCCCTATCCTTCCCTCACAGTGTGAAGGTCGGCACAGGGCTGAGCCTCTGTGCCCAGGGCTGCAGTGCCATCCTAGACACAGGCACATCCCTCATCACAGGACCTAGTGAGGAGATCCGGGCCTTGAATAAAGCCATTGGGGGATATCCCTTCCTGAATGGGCAGGTGAGGACTACTCCTGGTGCTGAATGGGTATGCTGGAGGATCTTGGGAATTTGGTGATAGACTGGTGGGAAGCTGCTGCCTAAGGGACAGAAGCAGGTAACTAGGAAGTTAAGAAAGAGGACAGGTGGGTCTGGAGGTCTGAGTGATAGGGCAGAAGGCAGTAGGAGGAAGCCAACATGCTTTccaggtgggtaggggagaaacATGGAGAACTGGACTTAGTAGCAGAAGCCTACAGGAGACTTTGAATACCTGACTGCCCAATATAAGCTGTACTCCAGGGCGCTAGGAAGCCACTTGAGGAGAGCGAGAGCCACCTGCCTACCTTTACTGCTCCTCTTCTTCCACAGTACTTCATTCAGTGTTCCAAGACGCCAACGCTTCCCCCTGTCTCCTTCCACCTTGGTGGAGTCTGGTTTAACCTCACAGGCCAGGACTATGTCATCAAGGTAAGGTGGTGGCCAGAGTGACTTCAGAGTAACAACAACTGAGCTTGAGAGGGTGAAGCTGGGGCTCTGACGCACCAGACCCAGGTATCCAACGCAGGAACTCTGCTCTTAGACAGACTTTCACTGTGGAGCTCTGGCAGGCCTAGAATTGTtaatatagaccaggttggcctcacactcagagatcctcctgcctctgcttctcaagggctgggatcaaaggtgtgccaGCACTCAGCCTGgaccttgtttttccttttctattcttcctttcaaaaaaaaattttttttaatttattttgcgtGTGAGCCTGCCTTCTATACACGTgtatagaagtcagaagacaattaAAGGAATCAACTTTTTTCTTACTACGAGCagctctgaggattgaactcagatcggcagacttagcagcaagcacctttaccggctgagccatttcataacttctctttcacttcacttcacttcacttcacttcatttcatttcatttcatttcatttcatttcatttcatttcatttcatttcatttcttccttccttttaaatggAGTTTAcgtgtatagccttggctggtcttgaactccccaccctcctgcctttgtctctggaGCACTGGCATCACAGGCTGATGGCATCCTGACCAGCTAGAAATATTCCTTGTCCTCTTCTGGGTGTAGATGGGACAATCAAACCCGGAGCCCCGTGATACACAGTATCCTGTGTTGTCATCTTGCAGATTCTTCAGAGCGATGTTGGCCTCTGCCTGTTGGGCTTCCAAGCCTTGGATATCCCCAAGCCTGCGGGACCCCTCTGGATCCTTGGGGACGTCTTTTTGGGGCCCTATGTGGCTGTCTTTGACCGTGGGGACAAAAACGTCGGCCCGCGCGTGGGACTGGCGCGTGCTCAGTCTCGTTCAACAGACCGGGCAGAAAGAAGGACTACGCAGGCGCAGTTCTTCAAAAGACGCCCTGGTTAGGGTACAAGCTCACCGGGCCACAGCAGCTATGCTTCTTTCcaattaaacaaattaaaaaaaaaaatcaactttccaTGGAAGGATATACCATTTGGGTAACTTTCGGGGAGGGAAAATGAATGTTTGACCTCTGGatttaaggaagaaaggagagggaagagggcatCCCATTTTGCAGGGTGCGAGAGAGGGAACAACAATCCCCATGAAGCCTCTGGCCCCCCACTGCCTGTAATCAAAGATCCGCACACCGCGGAGCATCACGGATTTTGTAGTTCTCTCCCTGTTAGCGTCCCGCTGGAGGCGGCCACAGCCACAACAAGCGTGGGAGGCGACCGGTCGCGATGACAGCGACAGGTGGCAGTGGGGATTACATCGGTAAAGGGTTTTCCAGTCCTTGTTCTAAGGAAAGAAGTCACCATCCTACGGACCTTGTGTGTCCTACCCTCTCCCTGGGGATTCCAAGGCCCTTGGGTCGGACATAAAGGCGGAGCTTGAAGACCCTGGGTTGTGGGGAGCAAGGGCTGTCCCTCCTCCGGTGGTGATGTCACAGCCTCCATCCGCAAGTCTCTCGCTGCCCAGAGGTGTCGGGGCACGTTCACTCTATCCCCCGGCCACTCTTCCCCCGCCGCCAGATCCCTTCAGTCCCCTTCTCGCCTAAATTTGGGGTGAGTACGGGAAGGGGGCAGAGGCTCAAGCTCTGGGAGCGGGAAGACAAACTGCATCTAGGCTTGTGAGACAGGGAACAGGGGACCAAAGATTGCAGCAGAAGGATCCCCCTGGATTTTGAGCTTTGGGGAGGGACAAGGtacttgtgtgtgttggggggagtctttttgtttgttttggtttttatttttgaagacatagtttctctgtcctggaactcactctatagaccagactggcctcgaactcagagagctacgtctgtctctgcctcctgagagcaggATTAAAGGCGCTCACCATCACAGTCTGGCTAGGGTGTGGGGGTGGGATGTCTTATGCTGTGAGTTTCCACAGTCTCCAATTTACTGAGACTTTTCCCTGGATTTGGCACTGATGGAATGCGGGTAGGGAGCAGAACACAAAGGAATCTTTGAAGTCCAAGAGGGGAAGACTGGTCCCTAGTGACATGGTCTTGGGAATAGGGGAGAAGACAGTCCGAGGGGTGACAGAAGGTATCTGGGGAAAGGATGTGGATGGATGAGTTAAACCAAGACTGAGAAAAGAGTCTCAAGAAAGAGCCGGATATTTTTCCTATGTCCCCTCACTCAGCCTTGATTCTGTTCCCCTCGGGATACCCTGTAACTAGCTTCGTGCAGCCTCTGGTGAAGGGAGGTGATTCTCTAATGACCAAACCCTCTCCCTACACCCTGGCGAGGTCTTGGAGTGATGAAACCCAAGTTTCCCAAGCCTTCATGAGTTTCAAACTGTTGCCTGCCTCTAACCTCACAAGTCTTCTCTGTTTCCTCTCACCATCCTCCACCTCCCTCCCAACTTCTGACCAATTTATTTGGTAATTGGATCCTGTTCATGGCCTCTGCTAAAAGCAGCAAGTCGGGGTGGAGGTGAGGTGCGAAAGGACTGTGACCTAGGTCCTCGTGCTAGTCCATTCCTCAGCCTCTAAAGCATCGCCATCCCCGCCCTATCCCTGCAAGCCTATCCCTAATTGACCTGGGATCCACACCCACTCTCGCACAGCAGGTCCCTCTGTGATACGCCAGCATTAGGAGTACAAAGTGGGCAGTGAGCgcctcttttctattttctgccctggCGCCTCCATCAGAGTATTGAAGTCTCCAGAGGAGGGGGCTCCAGGGTCTGGAGGAGGGTGAGGATGCACTCCCGGGTCTGCAGGACAGGCCCCATTTCTGCAACTCTCCTGGAGCGACAGACTCAACTACTGCCAGGACGGGGGTTAGACTGAGGTAGAGAACCCAGAAACAGAGGAACTAAAAATCTGGACCTGGAGACAGAGACCAAGGCAAGACTAGGGCCAAGAgacccagagacagagaggaaccaAGATccagggagagaggaagacagagacccTGAGAGAAACAAAAGCCCAGGGAGGGGTGGGGATAGGAAGCTGGGGAAGAGACtcagaaagggagagacagagtctgagagagagagagagagagagagagagagagagagagagatccagatgGGGAAGATAAGTGACCGAGAGAGAGAACCTGATACCTAGAGGAGGGGGACAAAGAcccaaaggagaaaggagagatccACATATAGAGACATGGAGAAACAGATTTAGAAAAGAGAAACCGGATACGTAGAGTGGTGGGGACAGGTAGGAGGACAGAGACAGCGGAGAAAGGTGACAAACACACATTAGCGGGAACGGGTCTGGAGACGGGAATACGAACCCGCGTAAAGCCTGCAGAGGAAGGCGAGGAGCCAGCGACCGCCGCAGCCCGTGACCCGCCCTCTTCGTTCCCGCAGGCGCCTCCTCCCGCTGCAGCCCCCGCCGCAGCCACTGCACTCGCGCACTGCCGGCCCTGCGCCTAAGACCGCCCAGAGGGCGGGGCCTACCCGCTCGGAGGTGTGAGGTCTTTCCTCTGGCTTCTCACTTTTCCCTCCATAACCCCGCCCCTTCCCAATGGTCCCGTCTGACCTCGTGGCTGAGAGGCTGTTGTCCGTGCTCCCGGTGGCGCTCTTTCCTGCATGCCTGGTCCCCACTCCTTTACCCATCTCTTGGCCCTTCTGTCTGCACTCTTTGTTGTCTACGCTTCATCCCCTTTCTTCCACCAGCTGGCAACTTTTGCCCCTTCCCTAAGACGTAGTGGACCATCCTCCGGGGTCTCTACCAATGAATCTCTCTATTCCAGCCCACCCCCAGCCCCGTGCCCAGCAATGAGTGTCCTTCCCCTAACAGGCATCTCATTTCCAGAACTCCATCCCACCAGCCTGGAGGCTTCTGGCTCTCTAAATGCTCATTTTTAGCGCCCCACTTTGCCATCCACTTACTAGTCGCATCTTCCTCTGGACTATTGAAGGTGTTTCATATAAGATATAGACCCTGTCCATCTGCCTGTGTCTCCCATTCGTCCGGATCCTCTTCGCCCAGGTCTAACCCCGTCTAACGAAGTCCAAATTTGCAACATCCAGTTGGACATGGTGGTGCTCATCTGTCATCTCAGCTACTTGGGATGCTAATGTTGAAGCAGGAGGACAGCGAACCTAAGACCTCCCTCAACTCCACAACTTGCAGCCTCCGCCCCTCCCCAGCTTTCATCCAGAGGCTCCCAGGCCTCGCCTTCCTTCCTTTACCATAGCGTCCCAGTATCTTCCGCTTCGACTGTCTCCTGTGAGTTTTTTTATTTAATCAAGTTCCAACTCCACCTCTAGTTCCCTTGTACCGCCCTCACCCCAGTTGAGACCCTCCCCCCTCATTGTCGCGGCCCAATAAGGATTGTTAATAATCTCTTGGGCTCGCTGCATCCAATTACTCCTACTTTCCCGTTCATTTGCCTTTTCAGTGCAGGTCCCGCCTGCCCGGGCTCTAggcaatttgttttctttttgtcagCTTCTCTTGTTGTGACTTCTttccccccacccaccaccccccaacccgttcctcacccctacccccaccagaATTGATAGGCCtttttttttcgaggcagagtctcatgcagcccaggctggcctctatctCACTTTGTAGCATGACCTTGAACGCCTGATCCCCCTTCCTTCACGGTACCTGGCTCTTTCCCATACCTGGCTCTGAGGTCTCCATTTTCGCTGTGCTGCTGAGTTAGGCATTTTTAGGGTCCCCTTGACGCCCCGCCCTCTCCTAGGTAGGATCCAATCCCTGAGCTTTCTGTGCAACCCCACCTCCTCTAGCTAGGCTGGGTCGGAGTCTGCCTAGCCGTGGCCCCGCCCAGTCGCTCAGCCCAATCAGCTCGTGCCCTCCCTCCACCTGCCCAATCACACCCTCCCATCCATTCATCGCCTCCTCCTGTCCAATCACGTCTGCCTCTCTACCCGGGCCCCGCCCCCGAGACCCTGCCCCCTCCCAGCCCCGCCTCCCTGTCCAATGCTCAGTTCAGTGTGCGTCTGGTCGTTCCGCGGGCGCCAGGGGACCGGCAAGCAGCAGCCTCAGCCGGTGCCAACGCCGCAGCCGCCTGAGTCCTCACCGCCGCCTCTGCCGCcgccgcagcagcagcagtgctCTCAGCCCGGCACTGCCGCCTCCCCGGCGGGTGCCCCGCTTTCCTGCGGGCCTGGGGGCCGGCGTGCCGAGCCATGCCCCGGGCTGCCGGCGGTGGCCATGGGGCGgcacggcggcggcggcggcgacagCGGTAAGATCGTGATCAACGTGGGCGGCGTGCGCCATGAGACGTACCGCTCCACGTTGCGCACCCTGCCAGGGACCAGACTGGCCGGGCTGACCGAGCCCGAGGCGGCCGCGCGCTTTGACTACGACCCGGGCACGGACGAGTTCTTCTTCGACCGTCACCCGGGCGTCTTCGCCTACGTGCTCAACTACTACCGCACCGGCAAACTGCACTGCCCGGCCGACGTGTGCGGGCCGCTCTTCGAGGAGGAGCTGGGCTTCTGGGGCATAGACGAGACGGACGTGGAGGCCTGCTGCTGGATGACCTATCGCCAGCACCGTGACGCTGAGGAGGCACTGGACTCTTTCGAGGCCCCGGACTCCTCGGCCAACGCCAACGCCAACGCCGGAGGCGCGCACGATGCGGGACTGGACGACGAGGCGGGCGCAGGAGGCGGCGGCCTGGACGGGGCAGGCGGCGAGCTCAAGCGTCTGTGTTTTCAGGACGCGGGCGGAGGTGCCGGAGGACCTGCCGGGGGCGCGGGCGGCGCGGGCGGCACCTGGTGGCGGCGCTGGCAGCCCCGTGTGTGGGCGCTTTTTGAGGACCCCTACTCGTCGCGGGCTGCCAGGGTGAGCGCGCTCTCCGAGCACTCCTAATTATCCCAACCGCTCTGTTTCCGGAGCACTCCATCCCAGTGTCCCTCCTCCTCTTGAGCCCTCCAGTTCTCTGGAAGCCCTTCCTCCTTGCAGCTGGAGTTCCCTGCACCCCTGCAAACACACCCCTCTCTTTAGACCACCCTTCCAAGGACACCTCCCGAAAACTTAAGCGTCCCTGGGACCTTCTAAACCCCAACTCGCTGCTGCTCCTAGTCATCATAGATCCTGGGGAACAGCTTCCTAGCTGGATTTCCCTGACAGTCCTACCCCACCTTTCTCACACACCTTCTGAGACCTTTGGCAGGTCCCCAGAATGGCCTCAGCCTCTTCAAAACTTCTCCCACTGTCCCTTGAACACTCCAAAGCCATTTTCTTATTCCCGATCCTCAGTGTCCCAGGTCCCACCCATCTCCAGACCCTCTGAAGTtccatctccatctctccctccttggAGCCCTCCCTCATTCTCCCTGGGCCCAACTCCTAGATCTGTTTTTCTCTCAACTTTGGGCCTCCTGGCTGTTTGTGATCTTCTGCTCTTAGCTCTCAAAAGTTCTAGAAGATCTCCGCCCCCCAAGGAACCCTCAGAGCCTTCTGAACCTCCAAACTACTGGTCCTAGTCAGGACAGTTTCCCACAATCTAGCTGAGTGTGTGCTGGGGGTGGCGTCTTCCTTTCTAAACCCTTAAATCCTTCACCGTCTTTACCAGCCTCCTTCAAAGGACTTCCTCCCTCGAGTCCAGCAGGTTCCACTCCTGTGTCTCCAAAAGAGCCCTATGTTATACTTATCCTCTCCAGTACCCCCAGTATGTGTGTCGTTCCCCCCCCTCCCACCGAATTGCTCACAGTTCGTATATCCTTCCCTCCAACTGCACACCTGCCCTGTGTCTCCGGGATTAATTTCatttccatccctccttccccggTTACTTTCTCATTCTGCCAAGTGACTTTCAGAAGTTTGTGTCACCTCAAATCCAAGTCATCAACCCAGAAATTTCTCAATTCTCACCCCAGCCCCTCCTGGGATAGCTCAACCCGCAAGGTTCTCCTCTCCCAGCCTTGCTCCCCTCACCCTCTCACCCCCACTTCCCCACACCCCCTACCATCACTCTTCTGTTTGCTTCCCCTGGTGTAAACCCAGAACCCTCCGCggtcctcctctcttctccacccTCTCCTTTCTTAGAAACCCCAGAGTCCCTCAAAGAGCTCTCCTGGAAGTTTATAAGCCTCAGTAACTTCCCAGGCCTCATGAAGACTCTCTTGATAGCTCTGGTCATAGTTTCTTTTCTCCCCCCGCCCCTTCCTGAAACTTCCTTTGGGCCAAGAGACCCTGGAACGAGGTATGTGGGAATAGCTTGGGGGTGAGTTCAGGAAAAGAGGGGGCATTAGCAAAAGTGGGTAACGGGAGAGCCATTCTCCACTCGCCCCCGCCCCCCACCGTGCTGCGTCCTGGGCCAGGAAGGACGCTGAGCCGCAGTGCCGCATTCGTActgcgggggggaggggggggaacaAAGTGGGGGGAACGGAGGCTTCACATAAAGTTTAGTCCCTGAGAAGCGCTGAATTGGCGACATTTGGGGTTGAGTTGGGGGGAAGGGGAAAGTAAGAGGGGCAGGAGGGACATGGCCCCAGATGCTCCTTTGGGCCTCTGAGCATCTCCTCCCCCACTCGATGGCCTGAGTAGTCCTTCATTCTTTGACCCCATTGAAGGGTGCTGAAACAGAGATAGATTCTTTGGGTGACAGTCAGATTAGGGGTTGAGAATTGCTACGAAGGTTACTCATTTATTtgtactgtttttaaaaattatttatttgagtatCTACTGTGTGCCGGTACTTTCCAACCTCCAGGTGGACCTTCTTGCAAGTTGGGACCGTAAACCACCTCCAAGCTCAGGGTCCAGTCCTTCTGACTccgctttcttttccttcttacaGAGCCTTGGTACCCCTCCATGCCTTCTGCTTAAGGGTCACTCCAGGGGAAACCAACCCTGCACCTGTGCGCTGTAGTGGCTGCCCACCCTTCCGCGGGTCCCTGGGAAGGAAGGGGTTACGCAAGTTGTAGGATAGGTGGCCTCTAGCCATGAAGCCTAAGCCATAGGCACTGCGGCTGCGCGCTGACTTGCGGCGCTTTAGCCTGGAAGGAGTTAAGGCATTCAGAGCACTGCGGCTGCGCACTGCGGCTGGGGGAGCTGTCCATGGTTCTGGCCGCCTCGCGCCCTCCTCCGGGCCGGGTCGACCCGCCTCCACTGCAGTGCTGCAGCctgcaggtgggggaggggaggctccgGGCATGCGCTCTGCAGAGGCCTCTGGCCTCTTCTCCACTGCGGAGAAATCAAGTAGGTGGTCTACACTACTGACCACTCTCCTAACCCTACCCTAAGACCCAGGGCCTACTCACCCTCCAGTTATTGGACTCTGGCCCATAGTCTAGGCCCCTGAATTTATCTCTTCAGAACCATAACCCGTCTCCATCCACAAGGCTTTTTgttcctcatttctttcttctccttagcCTGAACCCAGTAAAGCCTTACCCCTTCCGCTTCCCAACATCCTTGAACTGCCCCCCCTCCCCGTCTCTGTTTGCAGTGGGATACTGACAATGAGGTCCTTAGATCCTAGCCATTCTCTGACCCCCTCATCCTTGCCCCACACTAACTGATCACCGTACCCTAGTAACAGCTCGGATCTCACTGTGTTCTAGGCATTCAGCCAAGCACTGTTTTTGGAAGCAAGCCCTCTGTACACTCACCAAATCTTCATAACaattccattaaaaaacaaaatacagattCAGAAAGCTTAACCCTTGCTCCAATTTGACCAATTCAAACCCAGGTTTTTGAGCCGGGCTTAGTGGCCTGTGTacgttcaaagccagcctggttaaatcagagaccctgtctcaaaatatataaagagggcTGGGAATGAGTCTGGGGGCATAGTGCTCATCCACGTGCATCAGGCTGTCATGGCTAGTGTCCCCCCATGTCGCCACctgccctctcccttccccagctccaggctgagaaccaaacctCTGAGACATGGGCAGTGTTGTATTCTTTCTCATCCCCACCTGAGAGTAGAATATTTGAATCCTTCTGGGGAACCCTGATACAGAACCCAGAAAGGGCTCTTTCCCTGGGTCACTGTGGCAAGCTCCTGCCCTGAGCCTCTGTTCCTGTCTCAGAACTGATTGCTAGAAGTGGCGGAAGCATTAAATGGGAACGCTTGGATTCTTGTAGGATTTGGGTCCTGAAGTGGGGACCGTGAGGCCACCACCAAGTTCTTTAGAAGCCAGTGATACAAACAAGTCAGTCACCCCCATTCTCTTTCCCGTCCCCCTGCAGTATGTGGCCTTCGCCTCCCTATTCTTTATCCTCATCTCCATCACCACCTTCTGCCTGGAGACACACGAGGGCTTCATCCACATCAGCAACAAGACGGTGACGCAGGCCTCCCCAATCCCTGGGGCTCCCCCGGAGAATATCACCAACGTGGAGGTGGAGACGGAACCCTTCTTGACCTACGTGGAAGGCGTGTGTGTGGTCTGGTTCACCTTTGAGTTTCTCATGCGGGTCACCTTCTGCCCAGATAAGGTGGAGTTTCTCAAAAGCAGCCTGAACATCATCGACTGCGTGGCCATCTTGCCCTTCTACTTGGAAGTGGGCCTGTCAggtctcagctccaaagctgCCAAGGACGTGCTGGGCTTCCTGCGTGTCGTCCGCTTCGTGCGCATCCTTCGTATCTTCAAGCTGACCCGTCACTTCGTGGGGCTGCGTGTGCTGGGCCACACGCTCCGGGCCAGCACCAACGAATTCTTGTTACTCATCATCTTCCTGGCTCTGGGGGTCCTCATCTTTGCCACCATGATCTACTATGCCGAACGCATCGGGGCTGATCCTGACGACATCCTGGGCTCCAACCACACCTACTTCAAGAACATCCCCATCGGCTTCTGGTGGGCTGTGGTCACCATGACGACACTGGGCTATGGAGACATGTATCCCAAGACGTGGTCTGGGATGCTGGTTGGGGCACTGTGTGCCCTGGCTGGTGTGCTGACCATTGCCATGCCCGTGCCTGTCATTGTCAACAACTTCGGCATGTACTATTCACTGGCTATGGCCAAGCAGAAATtgccaaagaagaaaaacaaacatattccCAGGCCCCCGCAGCCTGGCTCACCCAACTACTGCAAGCCTGACCCCCCgcctccacccccaccacacccccaccacgGCAGCGGTGGCATAAGCCCACCGCCGCCCATCA
This Mus musculus strain C57BL/6J chromosome 7, GRCm38.p6 C57BL/6J DNA region includes the following protein-coding sequences:
- the Kcnc3 gene encoding potassium voltage-gated channel subfamily C member 3 isoform X4, translated to MLSSVCVWSFRGRQGTGKQQPQPVPTPQPPESSPPPLPPPQQQQCSQPGTAASPAGAPLSCGPGGRRAEPCPGLPAVAMGRHGGGGGDSGKIVINVGGVRHETYRSTLRTLPGTRLAGLTEPEAAARFDYDPGTDEFFFDRHPGVFAYVLNYYRTGKLHCPADVCGPLFEEELGFWGIDETDVEACCWMTYRQHRDAEEALDSFEAPDSSANANANAGGAHDAGLDDEAGAGGGGLDGAGGELKRLCFQDAGGGAGGPAGGAGGAGGTWWRRWQPRVWALFEDPYSSRAARYVAFASLFFILISITTFCLETHEGFIHISNKTVTQASPIPGAPPENITNVEVETEPFLTYVEGVCVVWFTFEFLMRVTFCPDKVEFLKSSLNIIDCVAILPFYLEVGLSGLSSKAAKDVLGFLRVVRFVRILRIFKLTRHFVGLRVLGHTLRASTNEFLLLIIFLALGVLIFATMIYYAERIGADPDDILGSNHTYFKNIPIGFWWAVVTMTTLGYGDMYPKTWSGMLVGALCALAGVLTIAMPVPVIVNNFGMYYSLAMAKQKLPKKKNKHIPRPPQPGSPNYCKPDPPPPPPPHPHHGSGGISPPPPITPPSMGVNVAGAYPPGPHTHPGLLRGGAGGLGIMGLPPLPAPGEPCPLAQEEVIETNRADPRPNGDPAAAALAHEDCPAIDQPAMSPEDKSPITPGSRGRYSRDRACFLVTDYAPSPDGSIRKATPEAPAIFDVSGCPHFTAPITPRKTPERRKTSRRFSVPPTVSLCWGAPHLPPIPHP
- the Kcnc3 gene encoding potassium voltage-gated channel subfamily C member 3 isoform X10 — translated: MLSSVCVWSFRGRQGTGKQQPQPVPTPQPPESSPPPLPPPQQQQCSQPGTAASPAGAPLSCGPGGRRAEPCPGLPAVAMGRHGGGGGDSGKIVINVGGVRHETYRSTLRTLPGTRLAGLTEPEAAARFDYDPGTDEFFFDRHPGVFAYVLNYYRTGKLHCPADVCGPLFEEELGFWGIDETDVEACCWMTYRQHRDAEEALDSFEAPDSSANANANAGGAHDAGLDDEAGAGGGGLDGAGGELKRLCFQDAGGGAGGPAGGAGGAGGTWWRRWQPRVWALFEDPYSSRAARYVAFASLFFILISITTFCLETHEGFIHISNKTVTQASPIPGAPPENITNVEVETEPFLTYVEGVCVVWFTFEFLMRVTFCPDKVEFLKSSLNIIDCVAILPFYLEVGLSGLSSKAAKDVLGFLRVVRFVRILRIFKLTRHFVGLRVLGHTLRASTNEFLLLIIFLALGVLIFATMIYYAERIGADPDDILGSNHTYFKNIPIGFWWAVVTMTTLGYGDMYPKTWSGMLVGALCALAGVLTIAMPVPVIVNNFGMYYSLAMAKQKLPKKKNKHIPRPPQPGSPNYCKPDPPPPPPPHPHHGSGGISPPPPITPPSMGVNVAGAYPPGPHTHPGLLRGGAGGLGIMGLPPLPAPGEPCPLAQEEVIETNRAGSDLGVLEEGVDPRPNGDPAAAALAHEDCPAIDQPAMSPEDKSPITPGSRGRYSRDRACFLVTDYAPSPDGSIRKALVTA
- the Kcnc3 gene encoding potassium voltage-gated channel subfamily C member 3 isoform 1 (isoform 1 is encoded by transcript variant 1), coding for MLSSVCVWSFRGRQGTGKQQPQPVPTPQPPESSPPPLPPPQQQQCSQPGTAASPAGAPLSCGPGGRRAEPCPGLPAVAMGRHGGGGGDSGKIVINVGGVRHETYRSTLRTLPGTRLAGLTEPEAAARFDYDPGTDEFFFDRHPGVFAYVLNYYRTGKLHCPADVCGPLFEEELGFWGIDETDVEACCWMTYRQHRDAEEALDSFEAPDSSANANANAGGAHDAGLDDEAGAGGGGLDGAGGELKRLCFQDAGGGAGGPAGGAGGAGGTWWRRWQPRVWALFEDPYSSRAARYVAFASLFFILISITTFCLETHEGFIHISNKTVTQASPIPGAPPENITNVEVETEPFLTYVEGVCVVWFTFEFLMRVTFCPDKVEFLKSSLNIIDCVAILPFYLEVGLSGLSSKAAKDVLGFLRVVRFVRILRIFKLTRHFVGLRVLGHTLRASTNEFLLLIIFLALGVLIFATMIYYAERIGADPDDILGSNHTYFKNIPIGFWWAVVTMTTLGYGDMYPKTWSGMLVGALCALAGVLTIAMPVPVIVNNFGMYYSLAMAKQKLPKKKNKHIPRPPQPGSPNYCKPDPPPPPPPHPHHGSGGISPPPPITPPSMGVNVAGAYPPGPHTHPGLLRGGAGGLGIMGLPPLPAPGEPCPLAQEEVIETNRADPRPNGDPAAAALAHEDCPAIDQPAMSPEDKSPITPGSRGRYSRDRACFLVTDYAPSPDGSIRKGYEKSRSLSSIVGLSGVSLRLAPLATPPGSPRATRRAPPTLPSIL